TTCTGATATGCTGTTGTTAGGAGACAATTCATGGACCCCTTCTATAACATAGTACTGCAGCTTTTCATTAGCATAAAAAATAATGCAGCAGAAAAaagattttatattcttagaaGGAATTTAGAGTTGAAAGATGGCATTCTGTGCTAGGAACAGAGAAGTTTCTTCAGGCTCGAACATGGAGGTGGTTGGGCTCTCGTGCATTCCGGCCAGCCTTATTCCAGCTGTGTACCATAGCAGCCAGAACGCGGCGGGGTTTCTTCTTGATTACACAATGAACATGAAAGGCCAAGACAAGTGATTCAATATAATTGGTTGTAGCCTTCTAGCCtaggtcttttttttttttaaacaaacgTTCTAGCCTAGATCATGAGATGTATTTTTATGACTTTTTTTATAACAACTACCTCAAATATCATACGGGTCTACTATTGCACCCTCTAAATCtttttaataagaaaaaatTTAAGTGGCTTCAGATCCCATCACTCTCACAGGTTAAGGTATGTTTTCAAAATCATAAATTACTTACAGAGTTCTTATAGATCATTCATCAATACGTACAGTTCTCATATCGATAGCGAGATTTGAATACACGATTTTCTACGGAGGATCTATTATAATgtactctaaattttttttaataagaaaaatttttgagtgGCTTCGAATCCGTCACCATCACAAGTTAAAATATATCTTTAGAACCATAAATTACTCAGAGAGTCCTTATAAATCGCTTATCAAGACAATTCTCATATTAATAGTGAATTTTGAATACACAACTTTCTATGATTATGAAAAAATAGCACGTTCTTACTAATTGAGCTAACTTATGCAAATAGCCTATGAATTCTTTGCAGATTAGGCACCACTATTCTTCTCATTCAAATTTCGAATATGAGGCGTACAGGGTTGAACACACAAGTATTTGATTATCATATTAACTTTTGGGATTGCAATTTGACAAGTACATTTCTGTAAATGATTATTTTCTCAAGTTTCTTATATGTCTAAGCTCAGGAGTACTCAGTGGTATTAATAGTGTGCTTTCATGCCcaacaaaaatgcaaaaaagggaaaaaaaaagagtaaaatctTCAAAGGagggtatttttttttcaaaaaaaaaaatcagtctcAAAGATGAACTTTTGACCCAAATATATCTCATTATCATATACGCGCCCTGGGACCAAATCAAACTCATAAACAACTCACAAGGCGACATGATAGGATGCAATTGCAAACAACAACTCCTTGAGAGGGAGCCAGCTTTGAGCTCCCACCTCTTTCATCTCCACCGTCCGATTCCCCTCAAGATCTGTGATCATCACCAGTGGGACACGTGGTAGCTAGAAACCTCGAAACGTGGCAACTACTCTCTCTCTATTATTGGTGTTATTCTTTGCAATAATTGGGCCAGTCTCCTTTTTGTCATTTGAAATTTGCTTATTACCCCTTTCCAGTTTCCCCCCTGTTTTTGGCCCATATTTTAACAGCACCCACAGTTAGAAATTTGctttttttatatatacttTTTCTGCCCCatcttttccaattttcttcccCCTTACGTAAAATGAGTCTAGTCTAGTGTTACCATACACCAACCAATCcccaaaaagaaattaaaataaaaagaatagcAGAGGTTTTTCTTTTGGATGTTAAATTATCTATTCAATTTTCCAAGATACATGATTTTCAGTCGTTAatataattttcttattttttttaactttttatactTGAAAAGATATCGATACCACATTTATATATAGACACTACTTCATAATCAACCATGAATTTCATAGTACACTAGTAAAATAACAATATATTGTACAACAAGCCTAATCATTTATTTTGAATATTCAATTTCAagtgatttatttgagataattactgtaacacttttttatAATATggtgtatgtgagataaaaaaatgattaaaaagataaaaaagtaattaaaatttatgaaataaattattttatttcaaaacatttcaatccaaacacacatgATATTTAGGCATCAAGATATTTTAGTACTACATTGCATATGCATTGAATaggtttttcattttcaaaccTCAAGGTGTTTTAGTGTTGTCTTCATGGGGGCCACTCAAAAGATTTCATGTTTTTCTCCTTTAGtttgaatttcttgaaaaaaaggCCTATATAAGTTGAACTAAGCCGGTGTAAAGAAAGGCCTCAAAGGAAGTAAAAGAAAGTTTGAAAGGGCAGCTTTAGAATTAGAAACCTTTTCCCCTTTTACTACCTTTGTTTGCTGTAAGGCAAGGAAAGAATCCATTTCTTGGAGGGAAGTTTCTTCCAAATCTTAAAGTACCATCTCAACCATCTTTTACTATAAATTCAGAGTCTCTTCGCCCAAGTTTTCTTGCATGATACCTCTTCCAAATCAAGCCATTTTCCTTTGTCATACCATTTCGTTGTTTCCAAAGCTAAACCATACCTTAATAAGAACCAGTAGTTTCTTTTAGACTtgcaaaaaaaaacaaaaaaatatggGTGTTAGTGGAACTTTGGAGTACCTTTCTGACATGGTGAGCAGCGGCCATAAacacaagaagaagaaacaaaTGCAAACTGTGGAGCTCAAAGTCAGAATGGACTGTGAAGGATGCGAGCTTAAAGTCAAAAAAGCTTTGTCTTCATTAAGTGGTACGTAAATATCATCATAATGATCACTTTGATGGAGAAAATTGTACCGTATTTTGATTTTGACAAATTCTTCTCCCATTTGCAGGAGTTAAAACTGTGGAGATAAACAGGAAACTGCAGAAGGCAACGGTGACAGGATATGTGGAACCAAACAAAGTGTTGAAAAAGGCTAAATCAACAGGAAAGAAGGCGGAGATATGGCCATATGTACCATATAACCTGGTGGCTCAGCCGTATGCCGTCCAATCTTACGACAAGAAAGCACCTCCGGGCTATGTCAGAAAGGTGGAGTACCCAACAACCGGGACAGTAACAAGATATGATCAAGACCCTTACATCTCCATGTTCAGTGATGAGAATCCCAATGCTTGCTCCATTATGTAATGCATATATATTCAATATTAATGTAGGAAGATTAGAACTAGTACTAGATGCCCTTTTGCAATATATTGCAATATAGGCACTCTTTTTGTCAACCttttcataaatatattttatattttttctcttgttttttggCCTTTTATAAGGCTGTTCCATATAGGGTTTCGTTAGACTTTGATTACGCAATGAAGTTAATTGTCAAATTTTAGTAGAATTTGATGTGATGGATGAGCTGTATTCACTTGCAAGTAGATTAATTGTGGAACGTAGTCTCGGGTTATATTCAAATTTTAACAATAATTGGTTGTTCCGACTATTCTCATGCATAACATCATAAAGGTGCATCAAAAGATGTGGCAGGTTTGGCAAGTAATAAGAAATTGCATAAACAAAATCCATTAacgtaaacaaaaaaaaaataaaattgattacTAAGTTTTTGCCAACGTAATTGGTTACAAACAAGTTAGTAGGGGAAAATCACTTTAATCTTGAGATGATGTATCAAAGACTAGGACTCTTTGTCTCTTACATGTCTTCTTCTTAAAATCTTTGACAGTAACATTTAATTTGATTTTGAGCAAAATGAATCCAGCTTTTAAGGGTCTTTCAAAGTATTTAGTGGGCTTATTTTAATCCCATTTAAGCAATTGATggcttagatttttttttaatatgggTCTCGGCAAGATCTTTTTTTGCATCATGAAAGCAGCTTCACATGCCCTTTTCTATAGTTTGTTAATAATGATGTGAGCATTTATTGAATGTATTATAAGGCTTTCAATCGTCAGCAAGATTGGAACTTGGCTTTTAAGTATTAAATCTGCTGCAGAATTAGAAGATTGTTCCTTAGATTACAGTACTATTACagaaaaaacaataaaaaaggaaaaaaaaagagagagaagattATATTAATACTAAACTAGTGATGTCTTACTTTGTCAACCCTCAGTTTTAAGTAGCCAGGGCATGACAAATCTCAAGGACAATGCTACTATCTTGTACGAGTTTAACTTTCTAATGGTATGTCAAGATCAAATTTAGCaataaaaagaaggaaaattcTCACCAAGATTACATGAATCATGCTTAATCGTACTGACTGATTGTGAATTAATACATATCACTTCTAGTTGTCACAAAGTGCAttccatttcctttgcttcGTTAATAGTTTCTTGCCATTTTCTAAAAAATCTcgaaatttcattttggaacaaaattaaaaaatgctACCATCAAGAAACCAAAGCCAAGCAAAAGCTAAACCTTACCTGGTCTCCATAATAATCTAATCCCTCTTTTGCTAGTTGCTAAGAGAACAAGTCTAAATGTTCAGCTATTTGAGCAGGTAATTGTCTCAATGCTTGTCTCCTAAATGGGTTCACTtattaaagaaagaaagagagaataaTTTAAGTAAAAGGGGTTTGTCATACTAGTTGAATTCAAGTTTAGTTGATCTCATTTCATCAGCTACAATgatggactttttttttttttggttgtttttttttgggggggggacAAGGATAAGAATACATAAAAAATAACCACAACCTGTTCAGTAAGAGTATATAGCTGCAAGATACCCTCCTTAGCCATCAAAATCGACCATCAAATTCATCTATTAACATATGTTGCTGTTGAAGAAACTGACAAATTGAAACTCTGCTATCAGCTTAGTTGGCAAGGAGATATGGTAGACATTTGCACAGAGTGCAAGTCTGCCTACATTTTAACAAGGGTTCtttcaagaaaagaagcagCAGAAAGAAAGCACTAATTTAATCAAGAACTTTTCCTACCTTCTAGTAAGGTTAGAGATATTGGTGTTGCAACTTTGATGTTTGAATCTGATCATATATATTGAATCTAAGCATATCAGGAAAAATGATCTGCTTACTTCATTTGTTCATCTTTGTGTAGAGCTTGTGGTCCTATTATAATGTGTCAATCTACATCAGGAGTTGAAAATTATACAAATAGCTCTCTCACTGAAAAGACCGGATCAACAAAATTATAAAAGGATTGCATAAACATTATTGTTTTTGTGACGCATTGTAAGAACTGTTCTACCTTTTATTTTCTGAGGTACTATAAGAACTGCTTACTATTTTTAATCCCTAGCAAACCAGCAATTAATAGCAAAAGATATTTCAAAGTTCAATGAACAATTTAGAAAATCATTAAAGCGGCAACCTATTCGAGAAAAAAAGCTAGGTAGAAGATGAACAATTTCTCTGGCAtacaaaaagagagagagagatatagGGATCTCCCAGCTAGGATCTTTATGTTTGTGGGCTTTGATAGGATCCATGAATTTTCAGCTTGTGCTGCCTTTTGAAGCAAATCCAGAGATTCCAAGTGCTAAAAGGAAGCTTAAATTTGAAGAACTAATAGGGCTATTTCAGCAAATATATACCATGGTAGAATTTTGCGCAAGTTTGTTCAGTAGCCACAGGATAAACCAAAAGGCTACCAACAGATTAATAACTATGACTCGCTCATCCAAAAGGAAAGAGTAACTACTTAGAAGATCAGACAGACTGCAAACACATCATATAGAAACTTCTCTGTGATTTACCTTCTTTCTGGAAGACAACTTGAAGATATCATCGGGGAAAATTAAAATTCTAAATTACCTATCAACAAATCATCTAACCATTGTCATTTATGATGAGAACGAATTCTTAATGCACTAAGACAGATCTTTTACATAGTATCTGGACTCTGTAGCTGATCAATGGCAAAATTAATGCAACAGGAGCCCTTGTAATTAAGCACTGTCTATATATCTATAGACAGTGGGCAAGCCAACTCAGAGTAAGGACCGAATTGAAGGTTGTTCTAAGAAGGACGGTAAAGAATGGACTTATTTGTATGCACTTCTGTCCATCTTGCTTAACctgtttcatgattttaagcTCAAAAAACACCACAAACTGAGTTTCTGGCTAACTTTTATGATAAATGACAGAGATTAGATTTGCCCTTCCAGGGGTTTGAGAATAGTATACTGGTTCATGATCATAGAAACTTCATTTACCACAGAAACTATAATAGGAGTCTGTTCCACCaaggaaattttcatgattctgctttcttttttaacaaatatcAGGCGTTATACAAGTTAAAGTACTAGCTAATTGCTTTATCTATTCGTGATTTCTGGACCTTGCTGCCTGAACCTCCAAGATTGCCATACCACAGCATACAGCCAGAATCTTGCCATTTGACAGTACTAAAGAATATCCCAAACTTGTCCAATCGTATCACGATCATTCGATCAAGACAGTAACCCTTTTCGGAGTGCAGATAGGGAAAACTCCTGCACAAAGCGCCTGCAAGTGTAGTGActcaagaaggaagatgaaAAAGTTCTTTTCAAGAGCGACCATATTACATGTAGAACTTTTCACCTTTGAACTCATAACTGGGTAAACATACCATTACTTCAAGGCTCCTCCAGAAGATTCTGCAATGTGCATTATTTCAGTTAACAAGTTCTGTTCTACATTAAGTTCAGTGTTCCATAAGTTAAAGCCAAAAGTATTCAGGGAATTAGGACAGCTGGTGCTAAAGGCATGTTACTACTAAGCTTTGCATTTCAGAAATGAGAAATGATAAGACAATAAGACCTTAATTCCTgagaaaatagttcaaaaacTCACTGGAGTAACTTGCTGCTTTTAGATAACGTTCATTTTCTATTTCCCTTGTAGATATCAACAAACTTTACGTCATATATAAGTGTTGCATTTCCAGGTATGTTGCAATCCCCTGAAGAAATCAAGATAACTGGCTTTAGGATTAAGACAGGTACTGCTAGCATGAACCAGTGCCAACGGTCATTTATTCAGAGGCTACAAATAGATCTGTTCTGGTTTTGTATTATGTCTTAAATCTGTTTGTCATTAATAGGGGAAGTAGGAAGATAAATATATAGATCTACCTTGTTATTGCTGgaagatttttcaaagtaaAGCCCACAAGCttagaaaattaatatcttCTGGATGCTTTAGCTAATTCTAAGTCATGAGATTGGCTTTTCTAACGACTTCTCGTGTCTATCATATTAGTCATTTAAATCCCACCTGAGAAGCAGCCAGCTGGTTCTGGTCCATATGCCAATCGTGGAGGAATTTGAAGCTTGCGTTTTCCACCTATGGAAAATGTCAAAATGAATAACCCTAAAGATAGAAATAGCACATTAAACAAGCAAATGGCTTACCAACTTGCATTGGAGGGACTCCTTCACCTCCCAAGATTCCTTGATCCAATCCCTTTATTACCTAacaaaaacagaattttttGACCAAGGAAGACGTAGAAATCAAACTTCAATTTTGTATAGAGTAATTTTCCAAGAATCTTAAACTGTTCTTAACAAGATCTACATCTTACTGGAGATAATCTACATTCAGAggtaaaaatggaaaaaatgaaaattttgcatGGATGCTGAAGGAGAAGATTTCTACTGAGGGACAATGATGAAGTTATaacctctctccctctctctctcattcaGATGCACAAGAGCTTCAAAGAATGCTGCAACTGTTTGCCCATCGTGATAGCAGATGCATTTTGTAACAGTGTAAAAGGCCTGTTTGAAGCCATTTCATGATAGAAGCCCCGACTTTCTTTGGCACTAAGCCATGGTGACTCTTCTTAATGCCTGTTGTTTCTATGTGAATCATGTATCTTAGTGAGTTGCTAAGCTATAGCCTTTATGCCTAAGCCAAGAAGTTAAACTCTGGTTTATTTTCCTTGCAAACTAACTGGTAAAAGACCTTGCAAACATAGCTATGCCACTGACACAAAATCCCTAACTAAACCGTATAATGTTACACACTTGATCAATGCACTAGGTGCTATGGACCACCTTTATTTCCTTCTATGCATGCTGAAATGCATATGGGCATCAGTCAGCAGTAAAATAATTTATACATACCATCTGCATGTAATTTGTTCTTCTGAAATATATGCAGGTAATGCTTAACAACAGCACTACCAGGCTTTCTTATTATGCATCAACAGAAGCAATGTAATAAAGCAGAAAGATACATCAATTATACTTGAGAAGGAAAGAATTTGCAAACCTTGCCCACACCAATGCGCATAGTTAGGGGTCTACCACGTTTGTAGCTACTATCAAAAACTATCCCACCATCAAACCTTGCAGTGTAGTGAACCTGTCGGAAAAAGCAACATTACAGTGAGAAAATGGTAGATATTTATCAGTTCTACTTTTTGTCCCTTCTCTCTTTTATGATAATTTCACTAGAAATTATGATAGACCAAAGGATAAATAGAAATTTCAATCacaatgaaaaaggaaaaaaaaaaatgcacttgGACCAGTAGAGAAAGGAGAACATGGTTATTGACACCATGCTCTTAAGAGTTTAACTTTGAAAGGCCGTTGCTGCTTACTGATTATCCTGGAAGCTACTGAAAACCAACACATGATGAATCTTTTCAGAGAAAATAAGTGAAAAGGGCTTGCTTTCAAGGATTAAAGAAAATGAGGGGCTTAATTTTGGTATTAACTATTAATGCATACACATTGATTGAGAGAAAATACCCCTCATTAGAATTAGCCCAACCTTGCGCCCTAATTCTCCAAGGCATTTTCACCGACTTTCCCATCTTCTTAGCAACACAATGCAGAGAAAAACACTTGACATTGTCAGGACTCTCTGAATTACTATTTCACTCAATTCCCCAGACCATAGATTGTCCAACATGAATTTAAGCACccttcaaataaaaaaaaaccaccCTCTAGTGTTTGGTCAAATTCTCCCCTCTCCAAATAATCAGTGCTGAACCAATCATCAGAACCCAAATCAAGAAGCAGCTCCAATTCAAAGccattctcaaaaaaaaaggagtcaGCTCACATGTACATCAATACAAGACCGAAGTTAAACTGTAAAGAACTCACATTGATAAGTTCACCACGAGGGGCCTCAGGGCCAGAACCAACGGCAATATCACAATAACCAAGACCTGAGCGAGCATAACTGAACTCACAAGGGGGATCAGCTGTGGTGGCATAGTACTCAATTCTGGTTGCATTTGCATCCAATGGTGTTGAACTCACAACTGAAGCAGCTAAAAGTCCCAACCCCACTTGGCATATCTGCTTCTTGCTGATAAGAGTGGTTGAATTCAGTGAATTTGACGATGCTAATGCAGTTACTCTGAAGGTAGCAGATGTGGGTTTGGGTCTGAAGGCTTGGTAATTGGGATTTGGTGTCACAATGGCTGGAGTTAGCGTCGAGACCGCCATTTTTTCTATCTGCTTGCAACtgaatttcaattttgataGTGGATGGTTTTAGTGAGTGATGCGTGGGCCTTGTTGGATGTGTTGGATATGGTCAGTATTAGAGAGCAAAAAGGCAAAGTAATAGCAAGACATTTTTCCCTCCACGGATAAAGAAATTGAGGGAGTCATGGGACGGATTTGAGACAGGAACGGTTGCAGGAAGCAGTCGTTCGGAAGGTTGACGGTCaagatttgataaaaaaaaaatgtaaggttcagatttcattttatatattatttttcacattaTGTGTAGGgtttacaaaattttattttatagttACATGTTACGCAAAGTGAATTACATCGTGTGCAAACTGAATTACATTTTGtacaaaatgcacaaaatcgcTCCTGACGGTTTCTCTATTGATTGTTCCTGCCCCAAATCCGATATGGGACCATTTTAACAAGAAAGTTGCCGAgttaaaataaaaggaaatgtTAATGACTCTCAACAATATAATACGATTTTAGGCTATCATCCAATATAatttgtttgacaaaaaaatgCACTAATAGTAAAAAATTAGTATAAAAAAGGCATAAAATATGTCACTAATATAACTGATCTAAAAATCActaaatttaacaaaattacaaaataagaaaatttttattataaatcACAAACCATCTTACAGGTGACTGTAAATTGAATCGACAATGGGATTCTTTTTGCGTTATTAACCGGATCACACATAGTGCCATTTAGAAGACTGTCATTATCATTTCTTTTGTGTATTTCCAACCCGGTTTACTCTTGTTTGTTAAATTGGTTGCTAGCAGTGAATTGAATCAATCTGTTGCTTTATTTGTAATTTTGCTGGCTTAATTGGTTCTTTTTTACTCTTTTCATCGTATAGATATAC
This sequence is a window from Coffea eugenioides isolate CCC68of chromosome 7, Ceug_1.0, whole genome shotgun sequence. Protein-coding genes within it:
- the LOC113778085 gene encoding heavy metal-associated isoprenylated plant protein 23; the encoded protein is MGVSGTLEYLSDMVSSGHKHKKKKQMQTVELKVRMDCEGCELKVKKALSSLSGVKTVEINRKLQKATVTGYVEPNKVLKKAKSTGKKAEIWPYVPYNLVAQPYAVQSYDKKAPPGYVRKVEYPTTGTVTRYDQDPYISMFSDENPNACSIM
- the LOC113777756 gene encoding photosynthetic NDH subunit of lumenal location 4, chloroplastic isoform X2, with the translated sequence MAVSTLTPAIVTPNPNYQAFRPKPTSATFRVTALASSNSLNSTTLISKKQICQVGLGLLAASVVSSTPLDANATRIEYYATTADPPCEFSYARSGLGYCDIAVGSGPEAPRGELINVHYTARFDGGIVFDSSYKRGRPLTMRIGVGKVIKGLDQGILGGEGVPPMQVGGKRKLQIPPRLAYGPEPAGCFSESSGGALK
- the LOC113777756 gene encoding photosynthetic NDH subunit of lumenal location 4, chloroplastic isoform X1; this encodes MAVSTLTPAIVTPNPNYQAFRPKPTSATFRVTALASSNSLNSTTLISKKQICQVGLGLLAASVVSSTPLDANATRIEYYATTADPPCEFSYARSGLGYCDIAVGSGPEAPRGELINVHYTARFDGGIVFDSSYKRGRPLTMRIGVGKVIKGLDQGILGGEGVPPMQVGGKRKLQIPPRLAYGPEPAGCFSGDCNIPGNATLIYDVKFVDIYKGNRK